GTAGAATGGAAAAAAAACTCTAACAATCCACTATCTTCGTTGAAAAGCTTTatgctaaaacgacacttaaaaaggaataGAAGGAGTatttagcttataaaaaaaagttgcaGACACAGTGGCAGAGTATTAGTTAGATGAGAAGCTCTCTACCAATCTTCGTTGGACAACATTTGTAGGCGCCCAGCCTCTTGAAAAATTAAGCTTCTAAATCGCGCAGGGCGTGTTTGTTAGACTAAATCACTTTTCCTATCTATCCATGCAAATTTTTTTGGTTTCCTGGCAATGTTTGTGATTGATTTGTTGTGAGGTTAGATCTTTTGTGTGGTCTCCTGATGTGGTTTCTCGTGGCCTACGCCTTGTCCTATTGTTGCTTCAGACTCGCGTTGTGTTTTTATAAGTAAGCTTGCGTTGTTGTGCCAGCTTAGTGTAGTTTGATTTTTCGCTTTAGTTGTGTCACCAAAAAATCTATATTCGCTTCCTATCTCTCACTTGGTGTGATTGTGATAGCAGTGTGAATGAATTCTTTTCCCAAAAACAACATAGAATTTCCAACCAAAAACCAAGAGCAACAACAATGGACTCATAATAGTAGTATTAGTAGTAGTGTACACCCCTTTTACATCTTCACAATCAACTCTCCGATTCAACCGAGCGGTGGTGCAACCCGACTCCGCCGCCGCAGATGGCGAAAGGTCGCAAGTTGACTACAAGCCGGAGCGAGCGCTTCTTGGGAGCCTACGCCAACAACCACAGCCAAGCCCCCAACGACTCATCCGAGCTCCGGGAAGAGGATATATGGTCCACCGGCGATGATGCCGGCGACGATGTCTCCGTTTGGGAGCCAGACGATGTCGCCGATGAGAGCTCCGGCGGCTCCGCTTACCGACGCCGGATTCACCGGGATGTGAACAAGAACAACCACCACCAATTCGGTGGCCTGTCGCTGGCGTTCGAGGACCCGCCGGCTGGTGGTCCGGTGACGGCGTCGGCGAGGATCGTGCACCAGCTCCGCACGCATGATGGTCTGGCCTCGACGCCGCGAGGACGCCACGTGGCGTCCTCTGCGCCGATGAACGTGCCGGACTGGAGCAAGATACTCCGGGTTGACTCGGTGGAGTCGCTGCACGGCGCGGACGATGATCTCGATGAGAGCGAGTTGGAAGTTGTTCCGCCGCATGAGTACTTGGCGCGCAGCCGTAAGAAGGCGGCGGATTCAGTTTTCGTGGGAGTGGGTCGGACGTTGAAGGGCCGGGACTTGAGCCGGGTTCGTGACGCCGTTTGGAGCCAGACCGGGTTCAACGGCTGAAGGCCCGGTTCAGGtgggtgagtgagtgagtggTTCTTTCTTCTTTCCACCCTGTTTGTAATCTGAGTTGATTGTTAAGTATGATTATTGTTGTTAATCAGATTCAACTTAGTGGTTTGTTAAAGTAATTACTACTTGTTTAATTCGAATGGGTGGGGCGATGACTCGGTTGGGGGGACTCAGCTGAAGGGAGTTCAACTCAGTGGCCAGTGAGCAATTAGCATGTAATTGGTAAATTTATATTTCTGAGGATAAGGGTTTTGATTTTGGATATTACTATGTCTTTCAACCTCTGTTTGTTCAAGGAGGAATTAGCTATTGTTAATTGTCAAGGACAAGCAAATTGTAATTTGTAATTATAAGACCATCATTATCCAAGAAACTCATCAGagtttctaatttaaattttcataatGTCACGTCATTTAAACCACTTTAATCAACTCTACTCATTTTTTACTCAAACCCAGCAATTCTAAAAAGTTTCTTAAATGGACCCCACAATATACCtcacatttttatatttttattatttatatttcattttaattaattcttatttttatttattttttatttattttttaatcattaaagTTTCTCTAGAAAGAAACTTTGGAGCAAAGTTGCTTACCACGTGGAGaaacttcattttttacaaCAGTTAATAAACTTTATTTCATATGACatgtcacaaaaaaaaaactttatgaGTTTCTTTGTTGCAGATGCTCTAAATTGTTAATTAGTTCACAATCACttttttttctattcttttttctctttttatttcttgttTTGTCTTATCATATATTCATTATTAGATCTTTCATTTTCTATGCTATCCCATTTTTCTGTGGCTGAGTGTAATTGGAATTTCAACCAATTTGTTTCTATATATTATACACCAATTTGTACCAAACACAGTTAAACTAACAAGTTACTACATGACAGGAAGCAACTTGCCATTAACTTAATTAATAGTTTTGTGAAAATTAATTACAAAATGCCAAATAATTATGGTTTGGCAATAATGAGACATGCATCACCctcttttaaaaaaagaagTGTTGTGGCTTGTGAGGACACTTTGGTAGAAAGGAATCATTtgaattgttaaaaaaaaaactaattatgtCAAGTTTCATCACCTAATcatgaattttaaattttaaaatattttattatcaaacactcaaaaattaataattaattatataacttgtcatgatcaatttttttaagatgAGGTGATCTATCTTGCACTTTGGTTGGTTGGTTATGagacaaataataataatcacaTAAGGACCAACAAGAAAATATCAAGATACTATTTTCTTTTCTAAAAATGTATGTAATTGAGCATAGTAATAGTGTATGCATGACCATGGAGCTCAAGAAAatatgtgcttaattaaattgagGGGCACGTCCGCACAAGGCAGTCATCATGCTTGCTTGTTTATTTTAGGAAGCACGATCGTGCATCATAAGAAGCAGATCATGCACATCACTAGTTCGTTTAGATTCAGCTTAAG
This is a stretch of genomic DNA from Lotus japonicus ecotype B-129 chromosome 1, LjGifu_v1.2. It encodes these proteins:
- the LOC130728741 gene encoding protein S40-5-like, which translates into the protein MAKGRKLTTSRSERFLGAYANNHSQAPNDSSELREEDIWSTGDDAGDDVSVWEPDDVADESSGGSAYRRRIHRDVNKNNHHQFGGLSLAFEDPPAGGPVTASARIVHQLRTHDGLASTPRGRHVASSAPMNVPDWSKILRVDSVESLHGADDDLDESELEVVPPHEYLARSRKKAADSVFVGVGRTLKGRDLSRVRDAVWSQTGFNG